The following nucleotide sequence is from Glycine max cultivar Williams 82 chromosome 9, Glycine_max_v4.0, whole genome shotgun sequence.
ATACATGTACTCCTATTTTTAGTCTTCATACTCCcacatattttttgaattttttataataccTGAATTACCTTTATCcacatctttttttaaaatcatttcccTTCTCCCCCACCTTATTAACATGAgccattaaagtttttttttttctttccttcccaCGATCTCTAAATACCTCACTTTAGATATAGTATTACTAGCACTCCTCTTGTCACTAAAGTAAAAACCCATGAAATCACCCCTACTCAACACTGAAGATTAATGACCGTTAGCTAAAGTAATAGATTTTGGGCCAATGAATTGCTTAAATTGGGGGTTTGAAGTGGAAGAAAATTGTGTCCAAAGGTAGAGTTCTTTAGTCGAAGAAAACTATCTGcaagagtaaaacctttgaaagtTGCGTGTGCTTATTATATGATGTATGAGTaccaaattaaatatgtatttatttaatctaAATATAACAATTTGTTGCTTTAGTTAAAGCACCTTTAAATATAGTGAACTTTTCAATCTCGTTTTTTAGTCTAATGTTTACCTCAATGTTCATTAAATTTACACAGAATGCTTACCCAGATATAACAACAAATTTTAACGAAAGTGATAAAACAAGACTacgtgaaaaaataaataaaggcttcattttttaaaataatagacaTAAATTGATCATCGAATCAAATATACCCGATGGGTCCAATAATATAaaccaaacaaataaaattagttcgaattaattcttttttacttcaaaTATAAACTAAACCAATTATAGCTAGTTCAGTTTTCATATTGATTTCGTTTTCAACCAAAGCTATCACGACGAGCCGAtcaattttgttcttaaaaaaattaagttaatacattttaaactttaaaatttatatttttcttctacttttttaattcatttttatcttaTGATCTTATTTAGTATTACCAAGTGTTATAGTTTGGTCTTATTTGTTATGCACTTTTTTaccatatattaataatttatgtaaggTATAGTAactatagaaaaattaaatatataactacttggcaaagaataaagaatatcgccttgtattaatataaattaaatattttatataaaacataGACAACAAGTGaagaataatacttgaaaaagaTTTAACTTGTTTTTATCATAATGCGATAACTCAAATCAAACCAACTTATTCTCAGATTGGTTTAGTTTGTATTAACCAAAAGGAATTTGTTTTTGACAGTCAaccaaaaaacttttaaaacacgAATATATAAACCAACCCAATTAATATGATTGGatcgaatttgattttattttaaatccaaATTAAACCAATCCAACTCATACACAATCTTAAATAGACCAAACTATAAATTACCATGTTTAGAGAGagcaaaaatatgtataaaccaCAGGTAGTTACAAGTGTCTTGGACAAGAGCAAAAATGGCATGTAAGCCTTTCTTCAGGTTCCTACAGATAGAGCAGATAAAAACACTTAATTATTTCATATCACATCTCAGTCTCAAGAAACACCACCCAGCAAACTCTCCTAAAAAAGAATATTGCTATTATCAGAAACACAGCAATTTCCAGAAAGCATTCTGAActattttcagaacaaaaaattGATCATAAGGTCAATAATGAAATGCGTTGATCAACAATGAAAgatgaacaaaataaataaacctaTTGAATTATTCGGTCACACAAAACACAAACAGCTATTACCATATATCCATGAAACTTAAGGTCAACAAACACATATAGAATCAACTCAAGAAAGCGTCAAATGATCTTTAGAGGATACTATTAAGAGAGAAAGCAAAACAGATAACCTAGCACCTCTCACTGATATCTGATCTTGAGCCTAGAGTTAACACTGCGAGGTGAAGCATGCCACATAGATGATGAACCAAACAACTCTGAGTACATTTCCAAGAAGAACTTATCCACAATTTCAAGATATGCAGGGCAAGTGAGTCTAGAATAGTAATGAAGAACCTCTTCAATGTCCAATACATATTCCACATTGTTCATGTCCAACATCTCCAACTCCCTCAGCTTCTGTTCCACCATGCAGTATCTGTGTTCTTTCATACACATAGAcatgaatgatgatgatgactctTTCTGCCTTCCCTTTTGAATAGTTATGCTCCTCTTGTTgttgccaccaccaccaccaccttcctcttttttttcaacCTTGTTCTTCTTCTGAGCATGCCTTGCATTGGACAAGCTAATGTAGCTTCCACTATAGACCTCACTTTCTTGCTTCGATGGCaataatgcagaagaagcagctttcttcttcattcttctccTAATTGCTTTCTCATTTTCTGACTCACATTGGTCAGAGAAATCGGTGTACAACTTCTCCATGTCTTGATAGCTTGTGTTGCTGGTCATGTCCATGGCGCTTGATGATGCAGCAGCCACAGAATAAGAGAATTTACTGTGTGGAGAAGCTTTGGGAAGCCTTTGGTAATTACCTGGGGAGAAGAAAGACTTGAAGTTCTTTACAGTCTTTTGGAAGAACTTCTTGGTGCTGGAAATGGAACTTAGCAACATTGGTGATGGCAAGGGTACTACTAGTACTACCACTTCCTCTATGTATGTAATTAACTATAAATGAGATTTTCTGGTTGGTACTTTCTGATGATGCAGATAAGGGACACAAAGTTTGTATCTACCTCTGAGAATGTGTAAATGTATCTCTTTTTAGGTGATGATATATATCAGTGAAGATTTCTCTATAAAGTTGACACAATGAGAGGAGCCATTAAAAGagactttagttttttttttccttttggaagATCAAGGGAACTCCCTTTTCTTTCC
It contains:
- the LOC100795428 gene encoding uncharacterized protein LOC100795428, encoding MLLSSISSTKKFFQKTVKNFKSFFSPGNYQRLPKASPHSKFSYSVAAASSSAMDMTSNTSYQDMEKLYTDFSDQCESENEKAIRRRMKKKAASSALLPSKQESEVYSGSYISLSNARHAQKKNKVEKKEEGGGGGGNNKRSITIQKGRQKESSSSFMSMCMKEHRYCMVEQKLRELEMLDMNNVEYVLDIEEVLHYYSRLTCPAYLEIVDKFFLEMYSELFGSSSMWHASPRSVNSRLKIRYQ